The Methanomicrobia archaeon genome includes a region encoding these proteins:
- a CDS encoding glycosyltransferase family 4 protein: MEKVTLAEVADFNETICPIDRNRHLIADFLEKQGFEVTPLRGLNKSALLKIILSERFDILHGRSWAIGKTLVRVIRHEHFINSVHGFPLIEECRKAGPWLCNKADIVHVVYSLTKERIMNRWRVPEEKVRVIYNPVDIKRFTPSPHNNERIKVLYVSSYTPWKAPETIPKLAKQFPNLDFEMYGSWSDTELYQKIYAESLNLPNLSVNKAVPHDRLIIIYQNADIFIFPCVQGGFGNVVQEAMSSGLPVIALREGMDEIINDRNGFLCANHNELKDCLQSALESNLEKMGAEARKTMVEKCSRDVIFNKMLQMYKEVMEI, encoded by the coding sequence ATGGAAAAAGTAACGTTAGCTGAAGTAGCAGACTTTAACGAAACTATTTGCCCAATAGATCGAAACCGCCACCTTATAGCAGATTTTTTGGAAAAGCAAGGCTTTGAAGTTACCCCCTTGCGGGGATTGAATAAGTCCGCTTTGCTAAAAATTATATTATCCGAGAGATTTGATATACTTCATGGTCGTTCATGGGCTATAGGGAAAACGCTTGTCCGTGTTATAAGACACGAGCATTTTATCAATAGCGTTCATGGCTTTCCTCTAATTGAAGAATGCCGAAAAGCCGGACCATGGTTATGTAACAAGGCGGATATTGTACACGTCGTCTATTCGCTCACAAAAGAAAGAATAATGAATCGATGGCGTGTACCAGAAGAGAAAGTACGCGTGATTTATAATCCTGTAGACATTAAACGGTTCACTCCAAGCCCACATAACAACGAAAGGATCAAGGTTTTATATGTAAGCAGCTATACTCCGTGGAAGGCACCGGAGACCATCCCAAAATTGGCAAAACAATTCCCGAATCTCGATTTTGAGATGTATGGTAGCTGGAGCGATACAGAACTTTACCAGAAAATTTACGCGGAATCGCTAAATTTACCGAATCTTTCTGTAAATAAAGCTGTGCCTCACGATAGGCTCATAATTATTTATCAAAATGCGGATATCTTTATTTTTCCTTGTGTTCAGGGAGGGTTCGGTAATGTAGTTCAGGAAGCCATGTCTTCTGGTTTGCCTGTTATCGCTTTACGTGAAGGTATGGATGAAATTATTAACGATAGAAACGGTTTTCTTTGTGCTAACCATAATGAGCTGAAAGATTGTCTCCAAAGCGCATTGGAGAGTAATCTAGAAAAAATGGGTGCCGAGGCAAGAAAGACAATGGTTGAAAAGTGCTCTAGAGATGTTATTTTTA